From a single Brassica napus cultivar Da-Ae chromosome C9, Da-Ae, whole genome shotgun sequence genomic region:
- the LOC106394638 gene encoding uncharacterized protein C683.02c, whose translation MVRRRQRLARKRYKEAHPEQFPKPEPTPPKDPDKKKKKSLFKKKKPGPMRKGSSTRHPLRVPGMKPGEGCYICKSKTHIAKLCPEKSEWERNKVCFALFLIVIFGHSLKNCPDKNDDSSFEKKLCYNCVDTAHSLSHCPQPLEDGGTKFASCFICKEHGHISKNCPQNKHGVYPMGGCCIGCGSVAHLVKDCPDKLNRDSAPTKSSRFDATPRGKLTKFSGDDLEDDFYEEPKSSKKIKTSDDVITPDNLDEKSILKKKPKIVNFFG comes from the exons ATGGTGAGGCGAAGGCAAAGACTTGCGCGGAAGCGATACAAGGAAGCTCACCCGGAGCAGTTTCCAAAACCAGAACCAACGCCGCCAAAGGATCccgacaagaagaagaagaagagcttgttcaagaaaaagaaacctGGTCCCATGAGAAAAGGCTCCTCCACGAGGCATCCTCTCCGAGTTCCTGGTATGAAACCTGGCGAAGGCTGTTATATCTGCAAGTCCAAAACCCATATTGCTAAGCTCTGTCCTGAAAAATCTGAGTGGGAGAGAAATAAGGTTTGCTTTGCTCTCTTCTTGATTGTTATCTTTG GGCATAGTCTTAAGAACTGTCCGGACAAGAACGATGATAGTAGCTTCGAGAAGAAGTTGTGTTACAACTGTGTAGATACTGCCCATTCACTTTCTCATTGTCCTCAACCTTTGGAAGATG GAGGGACGAAGTTTGCAAGTTGTTTCATATGCAAAGAACACGGGCATATAAGCAAGAACTGTCCTCAAAACAAGCATGGAGTCTACCCAATG GGCGGTTGTTGCATAGGGTGTGGGAGTGTGGCGCATCTCGTCAAAGACTGCCCCGATAAACTCAACAGAGATTCAGCTCCAACAAAGAGCTCAA GATTCGATGCTACACCAAGAGGGAAACTCACCAAGTTCAGTGGGGATGATCTTGAGGACGATTTCTATGAAGAGCCTAAAAGTAGCAAGAAGATCAAGACTTCTGATGATGTTATTACACCTGATAATTTAGATGAGAAGAGCATCCTTAAAAAGAAACCAAAGATTGTCAATTTCTTTGGATGA
- the LOC106395100 gene encoding F-box/FBD/LRR-repeat protein At5g56420, producing MSLWTLVPRLIFGDYPEEDDDREDEDAKASENDHCCSQFVGTLLLHKAPVLERFHLNRVSGCSASEIDLWIRIAVDRFVRDLKIRFFPKYGIIRLPSTLFRCATLETLELRKVVISEVPSQVSFQSLKTFRLLFVKYADKESFVRLISDCPVLEDLVVETCHDDNVVTFTINVPSLEKFSIRNTLQDLETENDVFVVHYHSLKQLTIVDYFGELKLFGNNTPQLVEANLLSVSCHAKVLESFSRLKGISLCLPEEVQYPTGIVLSQLVFLKICSCESNWMNMLMSVLQHSPKLKVLKLALNHSVTEDRKVFWTQPSCVPQCLLYHLETFKWRDYDGTDEVEKEMAIYILKNASRLVTATIYYPDLFEWERKLQMSRGSRSCKLTMG from the exons ATGTCTCTTTGGACACTAGTGCCAAGACTAATCTTTGGTGATTACccagaggaagatgatgataggGAAGATGAGGATGCAAAGGCTAGTGAGAATGATCACTGCTGCTCGCAGTTTGTTGGAACTTTGCTACTACATAAAGCCCCGGTTCTCGAACGTTTTCATCTCAACCGTGTTTCAGGATGCAGTGCTTCCGAGATTGATTTATGGATTAGAATTGCAGTTGATCGTTTCGTGCGGGATTTGAAGATACGGTTTTTCCCTAAATACGGGATTATAAGATTGCCTAGTACACTATTTAGATGCGCAACACTAGAGACTTTGGAACTTCGGAAGGTGGTTATTTCGGAAGTTCCTTCTCAAGTTAGCTTTCAATCTCTTAAGACGTTTCGTCTGCTGTTTGTAAAGTATGCAGACAAAGAATCTTTCGTGAGGCTTATATCAGATTGCCCTGTTCTCGAAGACTTGGTTGTAGAAACTTGTCACGATGACAATGTGGTGACTTTTACTATAAATGTGCCTTCCCTGGAGAAGTTTTCCATCAGGAATACATTGCAAGACTTGGAGACTGAGAACGATGTGTTTGTGGTACATTACCATTCATTGAAGCAGTTAACAATCGTGGACTACTTCGGTGAACTAAAGTTGTTTGGTAATAATACGCCCCAGCTTGTCGAGGCAAATCTCTTATCTGTGTCCTGCCATGCTAAGGTTCTTGAATCTTTCTCCCGTCTCAAGGGTATATCTTTATGCTTACCTGAAGAG GTGCAGTACCCTACTGGTATTGTTTTATCTCAGCTTGTGTTTTTAAAGATTTGTTCATGTGAAAGTAATTGGATGAATATGCTTATGAGTGTGCTCCAACATTCACCTAAACTAAAAGTTCTCAAGCTTGCACTG AACCATTCGGTGACTGAGGATCGTAAAGTTTTCTGGACTCAGCCAAGTTGTGTTCCTCAATGCTTGTTGTACCATCTCGAAACCTTTAAGTGGAGAGACTATGACGGAACAGACGAAGTAGAGAAAGAAATGGCGATTTATATCTTGAAGAATGCGAGCCGATTAGTGACTGCAACTATCTACTACCCTGATTTATTCGAGTGGGAGCGCAAGCTTCAAATGTCAAGGGGTTCAAGATCTTGCAAACTAACTATGGGATGA